The DNA region TTCTCGAGGGCTTCGGTATGATTGGTATCTCGTGAAAAGGCAGGAACAATTCTCATTATCGACCAACCATACAAGAAAACGCCATGGTGTATCGAATTCTCAAAATCTCAAATGGGACGCTCGACTCCTGGCAGTGCCCAACGCGAGTCCCAGCATACGTTGTGGGGGAGTGATCATGAGGTCTCTCGTGTCGAAATATTGGTAACGTAGGATTCCCACTTTTGCCGGTTTGTTGCTTCCATAAGTACTAACTCTCGAGCAAAAGACCACCGCGGAGGCATCTCatcagttcgacccagaatCTAACCCTCCGGAATGGCcagtgatgaggaggagtcCCCCAAGGGGATGACGAATCAATTGTCAACACCTTGATCATTCAGTTCTCGACCAGGTAAGCAGGCTATTTTACTGCTACCTGACGGAACAAGTCATGAATTGAATTCGAAATAAGTTTCGCAACATTTCCGGCTCTATACATATCACGGGTTCTATTAGACAATCGAGTCCGCATGTCGAACGCTCACCGAGCCATTAATACATATATTAACGACACCTTACTATCTAACTTATTATCAGTCTTGACCAATAAGAACTTTATCTACATTTCACAACATATCTTCCAGCATATTATAACATAATCAAAGCCCCATGAAATCAAAAGGAAACAATCAAACCCCTTACTGTGCCTTTATTGCAGACGAGCGCCGATGCGTGTAAGGAAAAGCCACTTGGGGAGTCACGGATCAGTGCTCGCTTCATTAATGCTTCCATGTCCGCTGCACTGACGCCATGATGAAACGAGAGCCACATCCAAGTTGGGGAATCAGGGAGACATTTCGAACTTATAGGAACTCAAGCAACTATCTAATCCGAGGGAGCCAAGCTCAGATCTGATCCAGGCGGTAGACCTAGCCCACAAATCATTTCTTTTATGGAGCCAATCGGCTCATTGTTCCCTTGATGTCATTTATCTCCTTTTATACCGGCCCGTGTACGTCTCGCGCCCTGACGTGGCAGAGGAGCTCCCGCCTGGTATCTCCAACTGTCATCAGCAAATTATCGGAGAAAGGATTTCGTAGAGCCTAAATGCAGCTCTTCAGTACCGCAAGGCGATGTGTCCACGTGTTTCCGGAGGAGTGATAGTGCCAGTGAGTACATCAGAGCAGTTTTTGGGCCCAGAAATAGTGGAGCTGTTCGAGCGACGGACACGAAAGATTTTGGCCTACCCTCAAGAAGAACAAGTCATTCCCGTGCGGAACGAACCACAGCAAGTAAAAGCGAGATATTCGATATGGATGTCTGTTATAATAAACGAATTTTCGACTTTCGACTCCAAGAATCGCCCATTCACAAGGCAATTGCCGTTATGAAGACAGCCTTTGCTAGCAGGTATCTGTGTTGGGATGAACATATCCCAAATATACCGTCTGTCAGAATGAAATTGTCCGGTTTGATGTGAAAGAGCTGCGTATCTCAAATTGAATTTGGCGAATGAGTATACCTTATGTCTGCTTACTACTGCTACTGCAAATAAAAACTCCGTGTTCCGCGCTCCGCAATCACCATGTTTCTAGCCAGAGTATACCAGCTAATGTAGAATTCAAGAGCAGTAGCAATGGCACATGAGTCCAGCTTCGGAGATAATTTTTATATAGGGCTGCCCGAACCTAGGTGACTGAATGAGGGTATCAATTGTTCCTCCCTACGAAGTCCTCACTTTCCTCCAAGGTGGATGTGATCCTGGGGATTGAGAATGATAGACAGCACACTTTGTTCCGAAAAAAAATTATCTAAGGATTCTGTGTTCAATTTCTGCAGGCCTGTGTGCCAATTGCCTTGCATATGCTACAGGGAGTAGTGCGCTGAAGGAACAAACCCATACGGAACGATGGAAGCCCGCGAATCCACATGAACAGGTTCTTAGTAGACTATCCCTGGTATCAACATAAAATTTTCACGCAGGCCAGTGGCGACATAACGAAGTGAACTGAAAGGCAATTTTCTATTTCCAGCAGAAGGCAACCATGGGAGGCTCGGCGTCGTGCTCGCTGGCGCCAAGAAAGAAACCCTTGTCCACAATTGAATGGGAAAAAACTAAATAAGTAtgaaggaaggaaagaagcaagagaaaaagacAAAGCAAGTAGATCCCAGGTCGGAGAAGCGCAGAATGGAGATTCTGGAGGAAACCAGCTCGTCCGGGTTCTCTCAATCAGTTACAGATGCTGAATGACGGGTCATCTTCATCCGGACCCCTGTTCCACCCTCTATAGATTCGTGATAACCTTCATTGCATCCGATTTCTCCACGGCGTTGCTCTTCAATTCAAATCACCCTCACTCAAATCCCTCAGTTCCCCTCGAGCTTGATTCCATGCCCCAATTCCTCCTTCCCATGTGTGTACTTGATGAGGCAAGGCTCAGTGTGATAAAAGCAACTTGAAGGACGGAAACCGCAAACGATCACGgacaagagaagaaaaaggaatctCGGTCTCATGGTCCATCTTCAACCCGCTAGGTAGGTACACGGACGGCAATGGCCCCGGTAATCGCTTGTATGTCTCTAAACAGATTTTCACGGGAGGTAATATAGCCGACTTTCTGCAAGCTATGACCCCAAAAAACCAATTCCCACCAGAGCAAGAGTGCGATCAGAAACGAAAGCACCAGAGCCCCCCTCCAGAGAAAAGTGTTCTCCTTTAAGACCCACAACTGAGTGCTCTTTTGTGTTTTCCCCCTGCAGGTTCCAATGTTCGTCATGGACTCGTAGATGAGCCGAATAGAGGTCGCTGTACTGATCCTGCGTCCAGCCAGTTCTTCTACCCAGTTTAAAAACTCACATGTCATCGTCTAAGCCAACCGCAGGCTGGATAATTTCATCGGGTAGATTGAATTTGCGCGTGCCTTCGGTATTGATCTGCGCAGGGATTCAGTGACTCTTCATATCAACGCATCGACCATGGTTACTAACAGTGTTTCGTCCCGTCCGATTAGACGGCATTTGAATGAGCCCCCAGCTAACTTGAACGTGGCCCTGATAGGCGGTTGCTGCTCGACTTCTATATCCAGAAGCAGCGAAAACCCGGCCAAGAGGGGGGCGGCCGTTGTCCCAGAAATTTTGGGCCATTTCGATGGACCTGACGAGTTTATTTATTTCATTATTTTGCCTTATTTGTGCTGAGAGCGCCACTCCATGGAGCTCGCTTCTCTGCACAAGGTGTTCTCTCGCTTGGAACTTTGGATCATTCTTTGTGTCGATCTCGGATTGAGTCTGTATCTGGAGAACGTCCACTTCTCATTGGCTAAGTCGAAAGTCACCATATATGTACAGATGAGAATCAATCGGgcaaatagtcggcccgagtagcgagacCAGGAGATTCTTCATATAGGCCAGTGTGTACGCACGTATAGCTAatcaagcactcaatcagctgcgTATGCGCACATATTTTCGTTAGGCATTATACACCTACCTCTTTCGTTAAAGCTAGACCTCTCTATATGGACCTCGTTTAGTCGCGGAATACAAAGACAATTCACGTGCCAGGGTCCAGACAATGTGGCGGCAAGAAGCGGAGACTCGATAAACCAATCAAAAATGCAGGTATTACCATGTAGTGGATTCTAGACCCGGCCATGCCGCTTCAGTCTATAACATACTCTAATTTCGTATGTACTCCATGCTCTATAGCTGTCAATGACATCATGCGTTCAGGGGAACTGCACCAAGCGCCTAATCTGGCTTAATGTGTGAAGGATCTTCGCATTGTTACCTGTTCGAAGATGGTTTGGGCAGCCCCATAGCATTGGCAGTCTCCTATTGGCTGTTTCGTGCATAGTACCGAACTCTcccctcttttcctttttgatgCCTTGTCTTTGTACGGAGGCAGCTGTATatattcctttcttttgCTATTTGTCTGTTTCAGTCCTTCCTTTATTCGCTATTGCATCTCTCACTCTCATTCGTTCTTCTGTGTTTCAGTTTgctttcttcctttgctcTTTCTTTGCTGTTTGTCGATCATTTATCCCAAGTCGCTTGCATTAACGCCCTGAGCCGTTAAAACGAGGCTGGCCTCTGGCTCTCGTCCCTCACTCCTCGCTCCAATGACTTCGAATTTATAGATTATTGTACATAGACTGTTCTTTAGACCGCTGTCATGCGTCTCACAGCGTCCCTCCTCGCCGCCGCTTCCCTCTCCACCTCCGTCACGGCTTTTTACCCCTACAGTCTCAACGCCGAAGTCTCCATCAGCGGTCCTCTTCTGTCCAACCTCCGTCGTCGATTCCTACCGTGGAAACTCCAGCAAGATGACTCTGAAGATACTCAGTCCGGGTCCAACAACCTCTTAACCCTCGACCTCCAAAAACTCCCTGTCCGCCGCGACAACGATTACAAAGTCGTCATGTCCGATCCCCCGTCCCAATCTAACAGCGCGGCCGTCAACCAAGACGGAAACGACTTCTCATACTTTGCCGTGGTGCAAGTTGGTTCGCAGAAGCAGGAGATGCGGATGTTACTGGACACGGGGGGAAGTGACAGCTGGGTGTTTTCCTCGGACTGCTCGAGCACAGCTTGCAAGCAGCATGATAGTTTTGGGGAAGGCGCATCAAATACTCTGCAGATGACCAATACGGCGTGGACGGTGCAATATGGTACGGGTACGGTGAATGGTCTTGTTGGGTGGGATACTATTACCATCGCGGACTTGACAGTCAACATTACTTTTGGGTTGGCGTCGAAGGCGTCGGATGATTTCCTGTCGTATCCGATGGATGGTCTGTTGGGTTTGAGTCGGACGAATGATACTGGATTTGGAACTCCTACGTTCATGGATTTTGTGCAAAAGGGGAACATGCTGGAGTCGAACATTGTCGGATTCAGTCTCTCTCGGGGTTCGGACGATAAACAGGGTGGAACTGTTACCTTTGGTGGTGTCGATGAGTCCAAACTGGACGGTAACATTACCTACACCTATACCATTTCCTCGAGCAACCGCTGGGAAATCCCTGTCGACGATGTCACCGTTAACGGTGAGGCCTGCAACTTCACTGGCAAGGGTGCCATCCTTGACACAGGTACATCGTACATGATGCTACCTCCTGACGATGCTAAAACAGTTCACTCGCTCATCCCCGGTGCCACATCGTCCGGCCAAAACTTCGTCCTCCCTTGCGACTCGGATGCTGAAATTCGCATCACATTCTCTGGTGTCAGCTACAACATTTCCCCCAAGGACTACGTTGGACAGAAAGCCGGCGATAGCTGTATCTCCACCATTGTGGGATACCAGTCTTTTGGCGATGACGAGTGGCTTGTGGGTGATGTGTTCCTGAAGAACGTCTACTCTGTCTTTGACTATGATAACAACCGCATTGGACTTGGTGGTAAAAAGGGCGAAACCGCGCCTGTTGTCACTTCCGAGGAGAAAATGGAGGAAGCCGATAGTGTCGAGGGCTCGGATGCAGGTAGCGAGGCTGAGACCGCTTCGTCATCTGGATCCGGGTCTGACGATGCCTCTAGCAATACATCATCTGGTGCTTCTGCTAGTTCGACGGAGGCTGACTCTGGTGCCGTGGCCGCAGTCCCACGCCTCGGTTGGCCAGTTTTGCTGGTGGCTTGCATGTTCTGGGCGTAATCCCGAACATTTGAACACTCTAGTTTGCATCCAGTATACGGGGatgtttttctttctttcgcCTGTCCTATACTATCACTTATCTGTACAGGGGCATACCCATACATTCGTCGTACGTTCTATATACATTCGTTTGTTCGTTTGCACCTGGCAAATACGTTTTCTCAAAAGTGGACACATTGCTCAAAATATATACCTTCATTGCCCATAGTTCATAATTCAGGTGGTTACAGCACCTTATCCGGGATCAAACTGTACGACTTAGGGTATGATTCTGCAGACGTTAGCATCCAAATACCGCAACTAGGTAGAAGGGTGCTTACCCAGAATATCCTTCCCAAATTCTTCAACCTTATTAAACCCACCCACACTCATCagaatatccaaatccgccaaCAAACTCTTCATAACATGCCTAACCCCCTCTTCACCCATAATACTCAATCCCCAAACCCAAAGTCTCCCAACAAACACGAACTTCGCTCCAAGCGCCAGCGCCTTGACGACATCACTCGCGCCACGCACGCCAGAGTCGAACATGATATACAGTTTGTCGCCAACAGCATTTGCGATATTCTCCAGTGCGTCAAGACTGGCGATTGCGCCGTCAATCTGCCGGCCTGCGTGGTTACTCACGACAATCCCGTCGACGCCGTACTCAACGCATTTCCTCGCGTCTTTCACGGATTGAATGCCCTTGATTGCGAACGGACGACCTCCAGAAATCTTCTTCCACTGCTCAATGAGCCAAGGAATCTTCTCCCACGACCACGCACGACCGTGCCAGATCGAATCAATCCACTTCGTCGACGCAGCGAGGACATCTTTCTCGGGGTCGATGCCGTCCTCACGACACCGTTTCTGGAAAACAGGGTCACTAAGACCCAAGTCCGCACCAATACCGCGGTAGAACGCATAATTGGAGCTCGCGACATCATCATGTCTCCAACCAAGCTGCCACGTATCCGTCGTCAACATAACTGCATCAAACCCACTCTTCCACGCACGGTTCAGCAACGACAGCGTCAACTCATCATCATGCGGCATATACAACTGAAAGAACCTTGGCCCATTACAATTTGCTTCGCCCACTTTCTCAATCGCGGTACTCCCAGCCGTCGACAGACAATACGGGATATTTAGCTCTCCCGCAACCTTGGCCACTGGTAACTCCGCGAGCGGGTTATAGATCTTGTTGATACCGATTGGTGCGAAGCCAATGGGCGCGGCGACCTTGTGGCCGAAGATCTCGGTGGTCGTGTCGCGGTTGTTGGTGTCGACGAGTTGGTTGGGGATTATGCGGTGGCGGTAGAAGGCTTGGCGGTTCGCTAGGTGGGTGTTGGACATGCCAGCGTTGGAGGAGGCGTAATACCTGCTTCGTTAGTATGATGTACCATTAATGGATATATATGGTGGGGACGTACCAGCCGGACTCGGTGAGACGTTCGCGGGCTCGTTGTTCGAGTTTGATAGGGTCTGCCATCCATGGTCAGCCATTGATTTTTGTGTTCAAGCATAATTGGGGGATAAAGAAGCGTACGAGTGTTGAACGGCGGCACCTGTCCATCGTTGGCCTTCCAGAAGTTCTCGCGCTGATACAACGCCCACTGGGGGGTTGATCGCTTCTCGATGTTGGGGTTATTTGCGTCCATTGTCTCTCTGCGACCCTTTTATTTGCTTGATTCCGGTCCCTATTCAATGCTTGTTTTTGTTCTCTGGAGTTGTAGCGTTTATATAGTCGCAGCACATCTTATCAATGACTTCATCTTGACGCGCTCTCGGGCGAGAGCCAGCCCTAACCCGGCACTTCTATCATTTCTAAGCATTATCTCTCCTCAATATCCAGGTATACGTACGCGCACCTTGAAGATTGACGGAAAACGTTCTCGGGCGAGAAGGGAAACCGATGTTGAACGGATGGTGTCGCGGATGTTGGCCTCCTGGTGGACTGACCGGTATCCGGAACGATGCTGAGGATATGGACTGATGGTTGCGCCTCGGGTACTGGGGTCACCGTATATCTCGTTGCAGTTGGCTAGTGCGAATAAAAGTATTTGCCATGGATATAGTATCTACTCTGATTAATATAATTCACTTGATATGATCGATGCAGGGATGTACTTCTGCCCTATGATGTCATCGATCTGCTCAGAATCCTCTACCAGCCTGTCTGCGAAGTACAATGtacttgtgcctccactttttcacccgccgctttcgctgtgggtgcgccacaccgataggatattcacaccgatagaataataatatcatATACCCTTATATGGATGTCTAATAACACATGTTATATTCATCGGTTTTTGTTTAAAATACTATCAATAGTTTCCTGGTCGgcattttcatcaattcccatcaTCCATAGCTCCAATCGGTCATATCTGCGGTGAGTGGTGGCCAAAGAAGTCCTAATAGACTGTCCAAGTCGCCgcccttccttcttttcttctgccttCTTTCGGGCACCAATTCGCCTGTTGGCATCCTGCACTGATAGTACACCAGAGTGGCTAAGTCCAGGAACTTGTCGACGAGATTTTGGCTTAGATTGGTGTGCTGCAGCTTTGAGATATCGGTCCAACTCCATGGCTGTTTGATCACTGGATTCCGCCTGAGTTAGACCACCACTAAATATCCTCTCCAAACGCCTATTtaagcctggtgataaagCAGATAGATGACCATCAATCTTATCCAAGGATGCCCGAGCCTTAGAGATTTCTTTCCGGAGTTGCCTGATGGTTTTAGGAGAGCTCTGGGCGGAACCACTAGAGATAGAGTCACCATCCCATATTTGTAGATCTGGAATGGGCTCTGCTTGTTTCTCCAGATCGTCCataacaggagaggggtcaAAAGGGAAGATTCCACAATCTCTAAAGGCTGATTGGATAGTATGGGTCTTGAATGTCTCCTTCCGAATACCTGGTAGTACTGTAAGGAACTCCCGCTTCTCAAAATCACTCCATCCAAGTATAGCAGCCTCAGTGACAGCCTGCCCATGATAGTGTTTGTACTGTTTAAATGGCTTTCCATCTAAAGGCTGCAAAAAATGGGTTGCATGTGGTGGGAAGGAGTAGAGAAGAATCCGATTCTTCTCGCagtattcaatgaattcatACGTGAGGTGAGATCCATGATTATCCATAAGAAGCAGCCGATAAACACCAGCCTATTTAAATAAGAAATAGTTAGCCTTGACTGCTATGTGATCAATAAAGAAAAGAGTCTAAACCCACACATCGCTGCTTAGTATGCTTGTCGAAATGTTTAATCCATTCAAAGGCTATTTCATCGGATATATAGCCATTTGGTGAGACTCCCAGTATCCAGTTTCCTGGCATATCTGAATGCGTATACCAGTCCTCTAGATGGCCCTTTCCCGGGAGAATGATGCAGGGAGGAAGGACCGATCCATCTGCAGAAATACACTCCACAACAGAGATTAAACcacgagaaaaagaggcACCAGGATGTTGCGCTCTTGATGGATATTTAGTGATTACCACTTCTCCACGGCCCTGACCCTCCATAAAGCCAATTTCATCGAAATTATAGAGGTCCTGGGGCTGGATCTGATACTGTTTAAGGAGGATCTCTAACCGATCATACCAGTTCTGAATTATCCCAAGATCCTGAGATTGTAGGCGCTTTGGATCCTTTGGCCTTTGTTTAAGCCGTGTATATTCAGGTCCTAAGCGTTCAAGAAAGCGATATGGCCATTCTTTGCTGACTTTTTTGGGAGGGATAGTTGGGTCCGTATGGGCACGCTGTAGGATCAAGTTGGCACTTTTTTCTATCCTTTTAGCTGTTGGAGGCACTCCAGCTTGATCTAATCGCTCAATCCAGTGTTTGAGTGCATTCTCCTGATGCTTATCAAGTGCATAGTTAACTGGCTTGGTAGAATTTCGCCCAGGTAGCCCTTTGACGCGTCGAAGGAGCCGTTGGtaaggcacatcaaatgcctcTGCTAGAGGGCGAATTTTTTGTGATTTATCGCGTTCGTACGTGGCAATGGCATTTTTAATTTGTTCTTCGATATTTTCGCGTTCAGTAGGCATGGTAGACGATGTCTATTGAATAGTAAAGATGATGGgtatgatgagatggatttttattctatcggtgtgaatatcctatcggtgtggcgcacccacagcgaaagcggcgggtgaaaaagtggaggcacaagtaTGTACTACCGCCTATACTACCGACCCGATTCCTCCCGGAGCGGGAAAACCCAATCCCCCCGGGACCGGCACCGGGTTCCCGGGTTTAGTATCGGAACCAACCAGCTTCACTCAATTGACTTCTCCTTGACTCACTCTTCTTGCTCTGTATATACCTCCAACTCATTAATACAAATTGAAATAACCAAAAATGCTCCTGGGCAAACGCACCGCCGCCGCTCTCGCGCGGCCAACAACCCGCAtaccagcagcaacagcaccaaCATCACTCCGCACTTTCACCACAACACCGCCGGCGCACGACGTCGCATCCTCCGCAACCCCTCAACGTCCCACGCGCATGCCCTCCCGCGTAAAAACACCCTGGATCGAAGCTCTCACCAAATCCCGTGAGGAAGCGCGCGCCGCAGCCGCCGTCGCGGCCGGAGGAGGTCCCAAAGATGCAAACGTAACCTCGACAGCGGCGAAGGTGGACACGacgccgaagaagatgagTGATAGCCATTATAGTGTTGTGTTGCCATTGGCGCAGGATAAGTGGTTGTTGGATAGTTATTTGAATGCTACGGGGCATATTCGGTATGTGTTTCTGACACCGTATCTGGATTGTTATGCAAAGCAAGTGCTGATGAGGTGTAGGTTGGGCTCGTTGCTTATGGACCTCGATGCTCTGGCTGGTATTATCGCCTACCGACACACAGGCGATAATGTGACAACCGTCACCGCCGCCGTGGATCGTATTACCATCGAGCATCCGCTGATGGAGATCTGTGACCTCGAACTCAGCGGACAGGTCACCTACGCCACAGGACGATCGAGTATGGAGATCTCCCTGCAGGTTGCCAAGGTCCCGCCGCAGGGGCAGAGCGTCAAGCCAGATGATGTGTTGATTACCTGTGCGTTTACGATGGTGTCGCTTGACCCCGTCACCAAGAAGCCAGTCAACGTTGCGCCGCTGGTGCTGGAgacagaagaggagaagggGTTGTTCACGAAGGGCGAAGAGAATTACAAGGCCAAGAAAGCCCTCCGCACGCGGAGTTTGCTTGAAAAGGCGCCTGATGACGAGGAATCAAACCTCATCCACTCTATGTGGAAACAAGAGGTTTCCTACCGAGGTACCCCCTCACCGTCCCGCCAATCCATTGAAACTCCGCACTAATATGAGTCTAGACCCCCAAAGTCCTATTCAACGGCCCCAAAACACCTCCTTTATGTCCTCCACCGTCCTAACCAGCGCCATGATCATGCAGCCCCAAGACCGCAACCGCCACAgcttcatgatcttcggcgGCTTCCTGCTAAAACACACCTTCGAGCTGGCCTTCTGCTGCGCCGCATCTTTCTCCCACACCCGTCCTAACTTCTTAGCCCTGGATCCAAGTACCTTTGAGAACCCGGTTCCCGTGGGCAGTGTCCTGTATCTGAGGGCGACAGTGTCGTACACCGAGCCATACGACGCACCCGCGACAGGACTGAGAGAAGAAGATGGCAGTGGTGACGGT from Aspergillus chevalieri M1 DNA, chromosome 2, nearly complete sequence includes:
- a CDS encoding uncharacterized protein (COG:O;~EggNog:ENOG410PN8W;~InterPro:IPR034164,IPR021109,IPR001461,IPR001969, IPR033121;~MEROPS:MER0078983;~PFAM:PF00026,PF14543;~SECRETED:SignalP(1-19);~go_function: GO:0004190 - aspartic-type endopeptidase activity [Evidence IEA];~go_process: GO:0006508 - proteolysis [Evidence IEA]), producing the protein MRLTASLLAAASLSTSVTAFYPYSLNAEVSISGPLLSNLRRRFLPWKLQQDDSEDTQSGSNNLLTLDLQKLPVRRDNDYKVVMSDPPSQSNSAAVNQDGNDFSYFAVVQVGSQKQEMRMLLDTGGSDSWVFSSDCSSTACKQHDSFGEGASNTLQMTNTAWTVQYGTGTVNGLVGWDTITIADLTVNITFGLASKASDDFLSYPMDGLLGLSRTNDTGFGTPTFMDFVQKGNMLESNIVGFSLSRGSDDKQGGTVTFGGVDESKLDGNITYTYTISSSNRWEIPVDDVTVNGEACNFTGKGAILDTGTSYMMLPPDDAKTVHSLIPGATSSGQNFVLPCDSDAEIRITFSGVSYNISPKDYVGQKAGDSCISTIVGYQSFGDDEWLVGDVFLKNVYSVFDYDNNRIGLGGKKGETAPVVTSEEKMEEADSVEGSDAGSEAETASSSGSGSDDASSNTSSGASASSTEADSGAVAAVPRLGWPVLLVACMFWA
- a CDS encoding L-lactate dehydrogenase (COG:C;~EggNog:ENOG410PIMB;~InterPro:IPR012133,IPR037396,IPR000262,IPR013785;~PFAM:PF01070;~go_function: GO:0003824 - catalytic activity [Evidence IEA];~go_function: GO:0010181 - FMN binding [Evidence IEA];~go_function: GO:0016491 - oxidoreductase activity [Evidence IEA];~go_process: GO:0055114 - oxidation-reduction process [Evidence IEA]) — encoded protein: MDANNPNIEKRSTPQWALYQRENFWKANDGQVPPFNTHPIKLEQRARERLTESGWYYASSNAGMSNTHLANRQAFYRHRIIPNQLVDTNNRDTTTEIFGHKVAAPIGFAPIGINKIYNPLAELPVAKVAGELNIPYCLSTAGSTAIEKVGEANCNGPRFFQLYMPHDDELTLSLLNRAWKSGFDAVMLTTDTWQLGWRHDDVASSNYAFYRGIGADLGLSDPVFQKRCREDGIDPEKDVLAASTKWIDSIWHGRAWSWEKIPWLIEQWKKISGGRPFAIKGIQSVKDARKCVEYGVDGIVVSNHAGRQIDGAIASLDALENIANAVGDKLYIMFDSGVRGASDVVKALALGAKFVFVGRLWVWGLSIMGEEGVRHVMKSLLADLDILMSVGGFNKVEEFGKDILESYPKSYSLIPDKVL
- a CDS encoding transposase (COG:S;~EggNog:ENOG410PVG4;~InterPro:IPR004875,IPR006600;~PFAM:PF03184,PF03221;~go_function: GO:0003676 - nucleic acid binding [Evidence IEA]) is translated as MPTERENIEEQIKNAIATYERDKSQKIRPLAEAFDVPYQRLLRRVKGLPGRNSTKPVNYALDKHQENALKHWIERLDQAGVPPTAKRIEKSANLILQRAHTDPTIPPKKVSKEWPYRFLERLGPEYTRLKQRPKDPKRLQSQDLGIIQNWYDRLEILLKQYQIQPQDLYNFDEIGFMEGQGRGEVVITKYPSRAQHPGASFSRGLISVVECISADGSVLPPCIILPGKGHLEDWYTHSDMPGNWILGVSPNGYISDEIAFEWIKHFDKHTKQRCAGVYRLLLMDNHGSHLTYEFIEYCEKNRILLYSFPPHATHFLQPLDGKPFKQYKHYHGQAVTEAAILGWSDFEKREFLTVLPGIRKETFKTHTIQSAFRDCGIFPFDPSPVMDDLEKQAEPIPDLQIWDGDSISSGSAQSSPKTIRQLRKEISKARASLDKIDGHLSALSPGLNRRLERIFSGGLTQAESSDQTAMELDRYLKAAAHQSKPKSRRQVPGLSHSGVLSVQDANRRIGARKKAEEKKEGRRLGQSIRTSLATTHRRYDRLELWMMGIDENADQETIDSILNKNR
- a CDS encoding putative acyl-CoA thioester hydrolase (COG:I;~EggNog:ENOG410PFXJ;~InterPro:IPR033120,IPR029069) is translated as MLLGKRTAAALARPTTRIPAATAPTSLRTFTTTPPAHDVASSATPQRPTRMPSRVKTPWIEALTKSREEARAAAAVAAGGGPKDANVTSTAAKVDTTPKKMSDSHYSVVLPLAQDKWLLDSYLNATGHIRLGSLLMDLDALAGIIAYRHTGDNVTTVTAAVDRITIEHPLMEICDLELSGQVTYATGRSSMEISLQVAKVPPQGQSVKPDDVLITCAFTMVSLDPVTKKPVNVAPLVLETEEEKGLFTKGEENYKAKKALRTRSLLEKAPDDEESNLIHSMWKQEVSYRDPQSPIQRPQNTSFMSSTVLTSAMIMQPQDRNRHSFMIFGGFLLKHTFELAFCCAASFSHTRPNFLALDPSTFENPVPVGSVLYLRATVSYTEPYDAPATGLREEDGSGDGGKYTKVQVRVDSKVRDVEHGTKKSTGMFHYTFLVDRDVQVMPKEYGEFMIWTDARRRAQNAAAILPGSKYNTLRVIKDSVTE